One stretch of Anolis carolinensis isolate JA03-04 chromosome 3, rAnoCar3.1.pri, whole genome shotgun sequence DNA includes these proteins:
- the syap1 gene encoding synapse-associated protein 1 has translation MLRGLGGWFGVSRAEEGEAGQGEAGRSGKEEEEAAAESAEEQVELTLEAGSDTDPLLSQAKGIGSYLFSFASTATKKISESVAETAQTIKKSVEEGKIENIIDKTIIGDFQKEQKKFVQEQHTKKSEAAVPPWVDSNEEETIQQQILALSADRRNFLRDPPAGVQFNFDFDQMSPVAMVMLQEDQLLNRMRFDLVPKHVKEEVFWRNYFYRVSLIKQSAQLTALAAQQQAARKEKNGSEEDRQLTETVRPKTPPVAIKSQLKPQEEDEEISTSPGVSEFVSDAFDACSLNQEDLRKEIEQLVLDKKKDTTTEEEETADWEKELQQELQEYEVVTESEKRDDNWDKEIEEMLQGEN, from the exons ATGCTGCGAGGCCTGGGAGGTTGGTTCGGGGTGAGCCGGGCGGAGGAGGGAGAAGCCGGGCAGGGCGAGGCGGGCCGCagcgggaaggaggaggaggaggcggcggcggagagTGCCGAGGAGCAGGTGGAGCTCACGCTGGAGGCTGGCTCGGACACGGACCCCCTTCTCAGCCAGGCCAAAGGGATCGGCA gttatcTCTTCAGTTTTGCCAGTACGGCCACAAAAAAGATTTCTGAATCAGTTGCTGAAACGGCACAAACTATAAAGAAGTCTGTAgaagaaggaaaaatagaaaatataattGACAAG ACAATTATAGGAGACTTTCAGAAGGAACAGAAGAAATTTGTTCAAGAACAGCATACCAAAAAATCAG AGGCAGCTGTGCCACCCTGGGTTGATAGCAATGAAGAAGAAACAATTCAGCAACAAATACTGGCCTTATCTGCA GACAGAAGAAACTTCCTGCGTGATCCACCTGCAGGGGTTCAGTTTAATTTTGACTTTGATCAGATGTCTCCAGTGGCAATGGTAATGCTTCAGGAGGATCAGCTTCTGAATAGAATGAGATTTGATCTTGTTCCAAAGCA TGTGAAGGAAGAAGTTTTCTGGAGGAATTATTTTTACCGTGTCTCACTAATTAAACAGTCTGCGCAACTCACAGCACTAGCTGCACAACAGCAGGCAGCAAGAAAGGAGAAGAATGGTAGTGAAGAAGATAGACAGCTAACAG AAACGGTGAGGCCAAAAACACCACCGGTAGCAATCAAGTCTCAGCTAAAACCTCAAGAG gAAGATGAAGAGATTTCCACTAGTCCGGGGGTATCAGAGTTTGTGAGTGATGCATTTGATGCATGCAGCCTGAATCAGGAAGATTTGAGGAAAGAAATTGAACAGCTTGTGCTTGACAAAAAGAAGGATACAACCACAGAGGAAG AAGAAACTGCAGACTGGGAGAAGGAACTACAGCAAGAGCTTCAAGAATATGAAGTAGTTACAGAGTCAGAAAAACGAGATGACAACTGGGACAAAGAAATAGAGGAAATGCTACAGGGGGAAAACTAA